A single window of Crassostrea angulata isolate pt1a10 chromosome 8, ASM2561291v2, whole genome shotgun sequence DNA harbors:
- the LOC128159893 gene encoding caspase-7-like → MANPVNISQERWNSETYLTIPKEKGCLCRPVIIDIRKTYFGIFPKERDSASRDVDLLKRTFKQLGFLEPHIISTLDPDSDKYDHPLYSVENLKRKLVSIARSPEFTSDAEIFLLVVLAFGEYGYFYLPNYPISNFQQREPIPAKFSTTLLMSHFNGNNCRNLALKPKIFLVQTCNAQLAQKDRSLFMDGISPPPLATVPIEADLLLYHSEVSGGYTSKMKKETRENLGSVIDQGDRNGGGDERETQACQFVYTLYKEVEALAGQQKDFELTDLILGVNRSLMEFIDKEHYRSDEDNKPWTIEPMIPICVDQLTKRLVLRTNLG, encoded by the exons ATGGCGAATCCTGTGAATATTTCCCAGGAGAGATGGAATTCAGAGACATATTTAACAATTCCTAAGGAAAAAGGCTGCCTCTGTCGACCAGTTATTATCGACATCAGGAAGacatattttggaatttttcctAAAGAGCGTGACTCGGCATCTCGAGATGTGGATCTCCTAAAGAGGACTTTTAAACAGCTGGGTTTCCTGGAGCCTCACATTATCAGCACACTTGACCCAGATTCTGATAAATATGATCATCCTTTATATTCAGTGGAAAATCTTAAAAGGAAGTTGGTCAGCATAG CAAGAAGTCCAGAGTTTACCAGTGATGCAGAAATATTTCTCCTTGTTGTTTTAGCTTTTGGGGAATatggatatttttatttacccaATTATCCAATCAGCAATTTTCAGCAGAGAGAACCAATACCAGCCAAATTTTCCACAACTCTCTTGATGTCACATTTTAATGGAAACAACTGCCGTAATTTGGCTCTGAAACCCAAAATATTTCTTGTCCAG ACCTGCAATGCTCAGCTGGCCCAGAAGGACAGGTCTTTGTTTATGGATGGAATCTCCCCACCTCCTCTAGCTACAGTCCCTATAGAGGCGGATCTTCTACTTTATCATTCAGAAGTTTCAg GTGGATATACCAGCAAAATGAAGAAAGAAACCAGAGAGAATCTTGGATCAGTCATTGACCAGGGAGATAGGAATGGGGGTGGGGATGAGAGGGAGACCCAGGCCTGTCAGTTTGTGTATACCTTGTACAAGGAGGTAGAGGCATTGGCTGGCCAGCAGAAGGATTTTGAGTTGACTGATTTAATCCTGGGAGTGAACAGATCCCTAATGGAGTTCATTGATAAGGAACATTACAGGTCTGATGAAGACAACAAGCCATGGACCATAGAGCCAATGATTCCAATCTGTGTGGACCAGCTGACCAAAAGATTGGTGCTCAGAACAAACCTAGGCTAA
- the LOC128160035 gene encoding uncharacterized protein LOC128160035 encodes MMMENPVNISQVRWNSGTYLTLPKENGCLCRPVIIDIRNTYLRFSPEVRDSASRDVELLKKTFRKLGFSNPTIISDTDSQEEDHPLYSVDNLKEKLARIARNPEFTSDAEIFLLVVLAFGEYGYFYLPNYPTDSDERRGPTPKFSTALLMSIFNGNNCRNLVLKPKIFLVQTCDAYLKHEDKSQFSGRATIPPSSLYRVPLEADILLYHSEVSGGYTSQMKKETRESLGSVIDQGERSGGEDERETPACQFVYTLYNEVEALAGQQNEFELTDLILGVNKSLMEFIDKEHYRSDEHNKPWNIEPKIPVCVDQLTKRLVLGTNTG; translated from the exons ATGATGATGGAGAATCCTGTGAATATTTCCCAGGTGAGATGGAATTCAGGGACATATTTAACACTTCCGAAGGAAAATGGCTGCCTTTGTAGACCAGTTATCATTGACATCAGGAATACATATCTTCGATTTTCACCTGAAGTTCGTGACTCAGCATCTCGAGATGTTGAACTCTTAAAGAAGACTTTTCGAAAGTTGGGTTTCTCAAATCCCACCATCATTAGCGACACAGATTCTCAAGAAGAGGATCATCCATTATATTCAGTGGACAATCTTAAAGAAAAGTTGGCCAGAATAG ctAGAAATCCAGAGTTTACCAGTGATGCAGAAATCTTTCTACTTGTTGTTTTAGCTTTTGGGGAATatggatatttttatttacccaATTATCCAACAGACAGTGATGAACGGAGGGGACCAACACCCAAATTTTCTACGGCTCTCCTGATGTCAATATTTAATGGAAACAACTGTCGTAATTTGGTTCTGAAGCCCAAAATATTTCTTGTCCAG ACCTGCGATGCCTATCTGAAGCACGAAGACAAGTCGCAGTTTAGTGGCCGAGCTACCATACCTCCTTCGTCTCTCTATAGAGTCCCGTTAGAGGCAGACATTCTACTTTATCATTCAGAGGTTTCAG GTGGATATACCAGTCAAATGAAGAAAGAAACCAGAGAGAGTCTTGGATCAGTCATTGACCAGGGAGAAAGGAGTGGGGGTGAGGATGAGAGGGAGACCCCAGCCTGTCAGTTTGTGTACACCTTGTACAATGAGGTTGAGGCATTGGCCGGCCAGCAGAACGAGTTTGAGCTGACTGATCTAATTCTGGGAGTGAACAAATCCTTAATGGAGTTCATTGATAAGGAACATTACAGGTCTGATGAACACAACAAGCCATGGAATATAGAGCCAAAGATTCCAGTCTGTGTGGACCAACTGACCAAGAGATTGGTGCTGGGTACGAACACTGGCTAA